The window aacaaaaaaatatttttttggccgctaTTTATGCAATCGGTCTTTTCGCAACTTTTTctcttaaaagaaaaggaaggaaaggaactttattttagtgtatttgcattaaaacaatggcaTTCAGTTCACTCAAGCATATtgcagtcccaagagtaaataacttgtctTTTTTTATGTAAATGCCCCCCAAACGTATTACATTATGGGATGGTTAAAATAGTGAACTTGGGAGTAATTGGGACACTgtaattgaaattaacaaatcaacgcaaatcaaatcaattttttttgggtttttgaggagaggaaaaAAACCGGGGCACCCggaggaaaacctctcgatgcatagcagagaaccaacaaactcaacccacatatgatgccatAGCCTCTCAAGCTGACACTTTTTGACACAagctgacacaaattttgcaaagATTGCAGAAAATTGTGCACCCGGTGACGAAgcaggaaaattttcaaaaattacacATATTGCAAGAAATTGCTTCTTACCCTAACTGGGgaaaaacaaattcaacaaaaactgaaatttttacaaaaaattggAGGCTaatgatgccgagtctgggactcgaacccgggccacatcaCGAGCGTTTCATTCTTGGGCTGCCAGATCCACTTAAAGCCCGCGCTATAACGTTGCAGCGGTAGATTTTGAGATGAGTCCGCTGGTCGTAATTGTGTTTTTCGTTCCATCACGTGGGAGCAAAGTTTTTCGTTGTGCGGTTACGTCCCCGCATTTTTTTGGCTATTTCTTATAACTTTCGACGGTATGTGTGTCGAATGTGCTGAAAAGGTCATCGTCGGAAACAGCCCGATATACTGGTAAGTTCTGTTTTTCCTGTTGTATTGAAAACTTTAATAGTTAGCAGTTTCTTCTCGACGTTTTACCGAAGCATGATTTCGCGCCTGACAGTCTTTGTCTACGTGTTGTTCGCAATCGCTCAAAATTGATAGGGTTGCCTCAGTCCAATTTTACGTTGAAAAGTCTTATTGTTTTCAACAGAGTGCGTTTGTCGAGTGGAAATGTTTATATTGGATCTTTTTCACCAGTGAAATGGTTCAGAAGTAGATTTTATGGAAGGTGACAGGAAGGATCCGTCCAGAACGACACTCGTTTCTCATTCTCCTAGCTCCGCTCATCAAGGAATGCTGTCCATTAGCCCATGCACTCAAAAGAAGATTACACACCTGGTTTCAGTTTGCACCAATCTCGATTGTATGAGAGTGGATTTTTTTGTCAGTATTTGCAAGACGACTTCGAGGTTTTATCGCGTTATGGTTTCGTATAACACACTAGATACGGCGGTACTGACTGTTGGCGCTTTCCACCAACCTAGCGGAGAACTTTGACAGTTGCCTCAggttagtttttatttttttgtgttgtttatttgtttcattGATGAAATATTATGACGATTATTTAACAACGGACCTATGAGCATTAAACGGTTAACTCAAAGGTCATGGTACTCTATTTACGATATTAAATTCTTGACAGGACAACGTCAAGGGCTAGGGGTAGATTGTTCATTCTACACTGTCATATTTAAATGTGTCGAACTTCACTGTAAGTTAAATTGATCAACAGATTCTCGAGCTGTCATTTGCGAATATTTCGATCAAGTGTTCTCCTTTTGTCAGACATTTTTTTGACCACAAATTTCCCGCTCTTTATTTGATGCTGTGTCGACCGGTCGCGTCCTCAAAAAGCGCGGGAATTTTCCCCTCCGTGTTTTAAATTTTCCGGCTCAATGGTTACGACttgttttgtttcttaattAACTTGCGGAATGCCAAAACAAAGGTAGTGCATTTAATTGTcgggttttgttttgttttgcttttaataaatgttattttcaaGGCAATTGGCTTCAGTTGCTAGCTAAATATATTCGTTTTTCTATGTTTGAAGAAGCAAAGTTCGTCGTCCGAAATTTTCAAAACCGAGAGGTGTTGTTTGGCCAGAAGAAAACGAGGAGGAGAAAAGGTACATGTACCTTGCTTTCGCCAATTCAGTTTTCCagatttgattttatcattagAAAAGGAAACACTTAAGGAATTTTTGGTCTTCAAAAATTAATACATTTCAGAAGCCCAGAGGAAAAACGAAAACAAGAGGAAGAAGAATTGAGAAGAAGGGAAGAGTTAAAGGAAAGACTGGAAAGAGAAAGGATAAAGAAAttaaccaaaaaaaagaaaataaatttatgaaattttatttgtcaaatgacaataaatttgtaaacaactgATCCACACAGCTGTAACTGTGGGTTATTGTGTTCTCTCCCAAAATAATTGGCCCCTTACAAGCCATACAACCATTCATAAGTTAAAGCAATTACCCATAGCCAGtacaaaactctgaaaaacttggttttggttttatatcTGATTTGTTGAGAAAGTGGTGCAAGTATTTTTATGCCAATCTTTATAGCTCGACGCACTTAGTGTAACTACCCAACAAACTTTTTCACCAGTTTGTTGGCTCTGTATCTTGCCGCAAACACCATAactttgtttacaaataagattAACAGTTTCGTGGTGGTGTTTTTAACATTGGAAAGGCTCTCTGGTTGGCTATTAAACTTGTaaaaaagtttgttgggtggctgCACCAAGGCATGTTGCACTACAAGCAAAGGAATGAAAAACTTAAGTAATTGCAAATTACTTTCCTCACTCAAGGGAATGTTATCGGTACTTCACTGGGATTTGTTCAACTTGTTAAGATTACTTGTACAATGTTGATCAAAATAAAAAGTGCAATTTTATTCCCAGACAAAAATGTGCTATAAAGCCTCCAATGAGATCTTTTTATACACATTTGCATGACACCTAATTTTTCCATATTAAAAACAGTCTTTTGCGCCATGATACAACTGCCTTCAGGTTTTAATAAGATGACAATATAGAACAATTTACATGCTTATTTCAACTAACAATTTCATTTAATTGTCTATAGTTTGTATCTCTTATTTAATGCTGAtattaatataattttaaaatagcAGTAACAACTGCAGTAAACAAGGACACTAGGTTCATAGAGCTTCATAGCTGTACACGTAATGTAAACATCCTACAATAAGGTTAAACAATACTGTGGTATTCTGTGGTAATTAGTTAAAAATGCATATATTGTATATTTAtcatttacaatatttacataattataataCCAATGAAGAAGCACTGCATAACATTATACTCTAGGGTGCTACTATGGTCCTGTGCAGACAACTACATTTTCTTATTTCCGTACGTTACTTAATGGCTATCAAAATAAGAATgccttacatgtaaatgtttaATGTTAACTTAGGTGCCAAACCAGTTAGTGGCAATTTCTCTAAATAAGAGCAATGGGTTTGATTGTGTGATACTATACCCCTAGGCCCTACAAGGTGTAAGGGAAATTTGTTTTCTATACTACTGCAGTTTTCTGTTACAAGATGTGTTAACATTTATGACCtacaaaaattacacaaatCCATAATGGTCACATCTTGATGTGAATTTTGTGAAAGCACTGAATGATGTGGATGGAACTTATTTTATGGAGCAGACTAAACTAGGCTTCTTGTATATGATGCATGATTTACTAATTTGAAGAGTAATCCTTGGTAAAAGGTTTTGAGAAAATTATGTTATAGAACCAATGTAgtatttgtaaatagtattGTTTTGTATTCTTGTGTTTGTGCCATTTCATGTTATTGTATTGTGTGACTTACATTGCACTtgtttatttacatgtatgggagacagtgtggcccagtggttagggcgcttgccttgagatccagagatccggggttcaagacccgctctgaccatttgttgaatttgatcctggtagtccctggtgcaacttcccagctgcacttgtaaatagccaactggtttgcctccggtcagttgggattcttaacagttgttgttgttattctgttctgtcgtttcgttgtgtttcattggtcctgaaaagcccttatggggagcggtcaattaagtatgtatgtatgataCAGCTCTCCTCAACTATGAATTAAGACTTAAAGTCTAAGCTATGCAAGCTTGGCAACTTTTTGATTTTTAACATAGAAACTATTCTTCTGTTGTAATTACAATTGCATCTGATCTGTTTCTGTGTTTAGGTTTCCTGAAATTTGTCAGAGTGGAGTTGCTTTGAAGCCACTGGCTCTTGGCTACCAGTGCCAAGCGATCACATGTATTTTGTGTAGTTGCGTAAGTCCTGTCAAGCCTGTTGACCACTGGGTGTATACTTTCTGAGCAGTGTTCTGCTTCCATGCCCACAGTGTGCTTGGAAATGGCTTTCTCAGGGACATGGAAAGTTAACACATGAAACTTTCGAAGCAAGTTGGTGTTTGGAAAGTTTATCGGAAACCAGTGACCAAAGCTGGCACATCGGACTGCAAGGAATGCTACCTCATGGCGACAGAGAGGAGTGCTGGGTGAGTACAGTTGGAAACATTGTGAAAGTTTTGTCAATAATGTTGACACCTTGTTCATGCTTCTTTGATCACTGAAAACTTTATGTTCTCCATTTTGAAGATTCACTCTGATTGGTTTGaaacaatttacaatttttCCAATGTTTTCAGGGTGCAGAATTTTAGCAACATCATTACCAACCAGAGCCCCTTTGTGATACACTTGCCTCTTTAAATTCATCCTTTCTAGTACTCCATCTAATTTCGTTTGGAAAGGCCCtttcaaattatttattttgctAAGTATGGTAGTCAGTTGTTCCTTGGCTGCTTTCAACTGGCCCAGATGTTGTTTCGCTTTGTGTTGTTGTTCATCTCTGTCCTTTTTAAGCTGCCGTGCCCTTTCTCTTGCTTTTACAGCTTCCACTGTGTGAGTAGTGAACCTACAACAAAGATGAAGgccctttttgaaaaaaaaaacagttactcattataaattaagatatttattattaatttttgttagaGTTAGACACTTTGTTTCTTATGGCACAACTCCAGTCATACACAATTTCGTCAGGTAAAAATAAATACCTTTTATTTACCAAGATTGAAAATTATGGACCACGCATTATGGCCCAATCACAAAGTGTGCAGGCCATgaagtgagaaaaaaaattatgatctCTAACCCAATATTACAATAATTTACAATCTTCATCCACATTATTTATATACTTTTGAGGCATACTTTCCAAAAGTTATGTATTTTTGTCAACTTGAGAATAAATGGTACTGCAAACTCCTTAAACAGGAGGAATATGTTGATAATATAATTCTTACAAGATTTATTTTCtatcattttatttttcagaTGACATTTGTTATTTAATTGTGCACATTGTACCTTCGCCCTTCCTTTTGATGATAGGGAGCTGTCTCGGTAAGAAACCTCTGAAGCTTCTCTTCAGTGGAATTAATGGCTTCATTGTTATCCTCCAGCAATTCTTCTAGATTGTCACACTCCACGATCAGTTCATCTCGTTTCTGGAATGCCTCAACCATTTCTGGGGATGCCTCTCCATTTGCCTCTTTAATGGTATTATCCAGTGAAATGGTTTCACTTTCAACAAGCTCAAGTGCCTGCTTTCCAAGCCCCAGAGACAAATGGAGGGGCATGCATGACACTGAGTCAATAACTGGTCCAGTTGCTTGGTAGATTGGAGTGCTCTCACAATTGTGGAATTGGTTGGCTTTTGACTTTACAGAACCACCTTTCACATATCTGTCGTTATCGGACAAGATTGACTCAAAACTGCGCACTGGAAACGTTTTGGTACATTTGTGACTAGCAGTGGCGCCTTGCTGCAACAACCATGGCGTGTGAGGTTTCCCCTTCTCAAGATCTTTAAGTTGAACATGACAGAAGTTACAAAAGAAAGTTCCATTGGGTCCTGTTAAACCCAATAACCTTGCGATGAACTCCCAGTCCCCTCCAAGACTGAGCCAGAACTCTGAAATGCTATACTTTGCACTGGATGGCTTGTTGGCATCACAGTTGG of the Montipora foliosa isolate CH-2021 chromosome 14, ASM3666993v2, whole genome shotgun sequence genome contains:
- the LOC137985318 gene encoding uncharacterized protein isoform X2, with translation MNLVKKKTGQSTSGFIYANQSKGKPIKLMPVSQPQTGSSSASSSTLKKRSQVIEKFVESVASATKAADDVIHQTATSIKRNKDQFLKSCSEGGLNIIQSFTLKQVAELKAHMPMEMLRMIKRTFRDALGYDVFGSEKEIREHLKSMEFEYECGNFESSNGKKVSFVRVANMSDVVKKSVTQLNESGFFVEKSNIPNNLLWVLLTGDKGGKSTKLLLQFLNCKEQHSIHTARLLAIYEGDKDNYQCIKMVFGPVIEETMKVLSNITELDLKVDLKKYHMSPSQQPNFGIRGMGNWPNELQELFRNCQNEYHSQRCLLCQKKTFFESRSSNCDANKPSSAKYSISEFWLSLGGDWEFIARLLGLTGPNGTFFCNFCHVQLKDLEKGKPHTPWLLQQGATASHKCTKTFPVRSFESILSDNDRYVKGGSVKSKANQFHNCESTPIYQATGPVIDSVSCMPLHLSLGLGKQALELVESETISLDNTIKEANGEASPEMVEAFQKRDELIVECDNLEELLEDNNEAINSTEEKLQRFLTETAPYHQKEGRRFTTHTVEAVKARERARQLKKDRDEQQHKAKQHLGQLKAAKEQLTTILSKINNLKGPFQTKLDGVLERMNLKRQVYHKGALVGNDVAKILHPENIGKIVNCFKPIRVNLQNGEHKVFSDQRSMNKVSTLLTKLSQCFQLYSPSTPLCRHEVAFLAVRCASFGHWFPINFPNTNLLRKFHVLTFHVPEKAISKHTVGMEAEHCSESIHPVVNRLDRTYATTQNTCDRLALVAKSQWLQSNSTLTNFRKPKHRNRSDAIVITTEE
- the LOC137985318 gene encoding uncharacterized protein isoform X1, with amino-acid sequence MSHRKQIRELERQFRESESKFLVENAELQQRVDSLQSKLFTLQTDRYPNTPVSKLQEQVFMNLVKKKTGQSTSGFIYANQSKGKPIKLMPVSQPQTGSSSASSSTLKKRSQVIEKFVESVASATKAADDVIHQTATSIKRNKDQFLKSCSEGGLNIIQSFTLKQVAELKAHMPMEMLRMIKRTFRDALGYDVFGSEKEIREHLKSMEFEYECGNFESSNGKKVSFVRVANMSDVVKKSVTQLNESGFFVEKSNIPNNLLWVLLTGDKGGKSTKLLLQFLNCKEQHSIHTARLLAIYEGDKDNYQCIKMVFGPVIEETMKVLSNITELDLKVDLKKYHMSPSQQPNFGIRGMGNWPNELQELFRNCQNEYHSQRCLLCQKKTFFESRSSNCDANKPSSAKYSISEFWLSLGGDWEFIARLLGLTGPNGTFFCNFCHVQLKDLEKGKPHTPWLLQQGATASHKCTKTFPVRSFESILSDNDRYVKGGSVKSKANQFHNCESTPIYQATGPVIDSVSCMPLHLSLGLGKQALELVESETISLDNTIKEANGEASPEMVEAFQKRDELIVECDNLEELLEDNNEAINSTEEKLQRFLTETAPYHQKEGRRFTTHTVEAVKARERARQLKKDRDEQQHKAKQHLGQLKAAKEQLTTILSKINNLKGPFQTKLDGVLERMNLKRQVYHKGALVGNDVAKILHPENIGKIVNCFKPIRVNLQNGEHKVFSDQRSMNKVSTLLTKLSQCFQLYSPSTPLCRHEVAFLAVRCASFGHWFPINFPNTNLLRKFHVLTFHVPEKAISKHTVGMEAEHCSESIHPVVNRLDRTYATTQNTCDRLALVAKSQWLQSNSTLTNFRKPKHRNRSDAIVITTEE